Proteins encoded together in one Poecile atricapillus isolate bPoeAtr1 chromosome 15, bPoeAtr1.hap1, whole genome shotgun sequence window:
- the PDRG1 gene encoding p53 and DNA damage-regulated protein 1 codes for MARDPAFVLRYLAEVEELAEDVLAARQQIVDLDVKRNRNREALRALHKDPEPDGKAMVCFGNMFIELPKAKTREILRQDQEELDEEINNLRKELRVKVNQLYEAQGKPELKGFNLNPMSAEEMKLINRILEG; via the exons aTGGCCCGGGACCCGGCCTTCGTGCTGCGCTACCTGGCCGAGGTGGAGGAGCTGGCTGAGGACGTGCTGGCGGCACGGCAGCAG ATCGTGGACCTTGACGTGAAGCGGAACCGCAACCGCGAGGCCCTGCGGGCGCTGCATAAGGACCCGGAGCCCGACG GGAAGGCCATGGTTTGTTTCGGGAACATGTTCATCGAGCTGCCGAAGGCAAAGACCCGGGAGATCCTGCGGCAGG ACCAGGAAGAGCTGGATGAGGAGATAAACAACCTCCGGAAAGAGCTCCGGGTGAAGGTCAACCAGCTCTATGAAGCTCAAG GCAAACCTGAGCTGAAGGGGTTTAACCTGAATCCTATGTCTGCTGAGGAAATGAAACTCATCAACCGCATCCTGGAGGGCTGA